One genomic window of Novosphingobium aureum includes the following:
- a CDS encoding tetratricopeptide repeat protein, translating into MKRRQGVGQAGKVSDGAALRARFARLASVLALATGGAGGALLPVALHAQGAPVVAQPVVQALPNPDTERLGDALGRLGRDQQDLNALIDAGNAARGLGDLEASKGFFARAERIAPDNGRVKAGLARTALLDEDPVSAIRYFREAEAAGVGSESIAADQGLAYDLVGDTVRARDAYSRALARGEDPLLRQRLAISQAIAGELDTSEQTLMPLLRKQDKPAWRARAFTLAIAGQTREAIDLAETILPEPLAGSVAPYLRYMPRLTAAQQAAAANLGRFPRASEIGRDRAAVAAYAKRNLASADRALAPSGEALDVPAALAAANAATARPVVPDAEDTGETGDSGAGEATTRVARVRTEVIGHSIRPGTRPGLRASVEESKRARERESEAVTERRTRKVVEEPAERIAPPEPKPGIVVAPGEAPALDANGELPPVSGGTAPARAGMATAALATPAPGARTASAPVSPAATSPRASLATSGASAAPAAPASAPATTVAPRPSLLDAFADLGSPPGTISRASGAVDISKIEPARPKPVEPPKPKKPEHPSRIWVQVGIGRDLKAIAYDWNRNARAMPEVFKGREPHVTDMNRTHRILVGPFATRKEANEYVGDLGKAGMDGAYPWISPAGQVVDTLELE; encoded by the coding sequence ATGAAGCGCAGGCAAGGTGTTGGGCAGGCAGGCAAGGTCTCGGATGGCGCAGCGCTCCGCGCGCGCTTCGCGAGGCTTGCTTCGGTGCTCGCCCTCGCCACTGGCGGCGCCGGTGGCGCGCTGCTGCCGGTGGCGCTCCATGCGCAGGGCGCGCCGGTCGTCGCTCAGCCGGTGGTGCAGGCGCTGCCCAATCCCGACACCGAGCGTCTGGGCGATGCGCTGGGGCGGCTGGGGCGCGACCAGCAGGACCTCAATGCGCTGATCGATGCGGGCAATGCCGCGCGCGGCCTCGGCGACCTCGAGGCTTCCAAGGGCTTCTTCGCGCGCGCCGAACGCATCGCGCCCGACAATGGCCGGGTCAAGGCAGGGCTTGCGCGCACCGCGCTGCTCGACGAGGACCCGGTCTCCGCGATCCGCTACTTCCGCGAGGCAGAGGCCGCAGGCGTCGGGAGCGAGAGCATCGCCGCCGATCAGGGGCTGGCCTACGATCTCGTCGGCGACACGGTGCGCGCGCGCGATGCCTATAGCCGCGCCCTTGCACGCGGCGAGGACCCGCTGCTGCGCCAGCGCCTCGCGATCAGCCAGGCCATCGCGGGCGAACTCGACACTTCCGAGCAGACGCTGATGCCGCTCCTGCGCAAGCAGGACAAGCCGGCCTGGCGTGCACGCGCCTTCACCCTCGCCATCGCCGGTCAGACCCGCGAGGCGATCGATCTTGCCGAAACGATCCTGCCCGAGCCGCTGGCCGGTTCGGTCGCTCCCTATCTGCGCTACATGCCGCGCCTGACCGCGGCGCAGCAGGCTGCCGCCGCCAACCTCGGCCGCTTCCCGCGCGCCTCCGAGATCGGACGCGATCGGGCAGCCGTCGCCGCCTACGCCAAGCGCAACCTTGCCTCTGCCGACCGTGCGCTGGCCCCTTCCGGCGAGGCGCTCGACGTACCGGCCGCTCTGGCTGCGGCTAATGCGGCAACCGCGCGTCCTGTTGTGCCCGATGCCGAGGACACGGGCGAGACGGGGGATTCCGGGGCTGGCGAAGCGACGACGCGCGTGGCGCGCGTGAGAACCGAGGTTATCGGTCACTCGATCCGTCCGGGCACGCGTCCGGGACTGCGCGCCTCGGTTGAGGAGAGCAAGCGGGCGCGCGAGCGCGAAAGCGAGGCCGTGACCGAGCGCCGTACGCGCAAGGTGGTCGAGGAACCGGCCGAGCGCATTGCACCGCCCGAGCCCAAGCCGGGTATTGTCGTCGCGCCCGGCGAGGCGCCCGCGCTCGATGCAAACGGTGAGCTGCCGCCGGTTTCGGGTGGCACCGCGCCGGCGCGGGCAGGCATGGCGACAGCCGCGCTCGCGACGCCTGCACCCGGTGCGCGCACCGCGTCCGCTCCCGTCTCGCCCGCTGCAACAAGCCCGCGCGCTAGCCTTGCGACGAGCGGCGCCAGCGCTGCACCTGCTGCCCCGGCTTCGGCTCCTGCAACGACCGTCGCGCCGCGGCCCTCGCTGCTCGACGCCTTCGCGGATCTAGGCTCGCCGCCCGGCACGATCTCGCGGGCATCGGGCGCGGTCGACATCTCCAAGATCGAGCCCGCGCGTCCCAAGCCGGTCGAGCCGCCCAAGCCCAAGAAGCCCGAGCACCCCAGCCGTATCTGGGTGCAGGTCGGCATCGGGCGCGACCTGAAGGCGATCGCTTATGACTGGAACCGCAATGCCCGCGCCATGCCCGAGGTGTTCAAGGGGCGCGAGCCGCACGTCACCGACATGAACCGCACGCATCGCATCCTCGTGGGCCCCTTCGCGACGCGCAAGGAGGCCAACGAGTACGTCGGCGATCTCGGCAAGGCGGGCATGGACGGGGCCTATCCCTGGATCAGTCCGGCAGGGCAGGTGGTCGACACGCTCGAGCTGGAATAG
- a CDS encoding YbjN domain-containing protein has protein sequence MRIVPEEIVNEEDTAPVEMLASLFEARDWPFAHSSDDEISAEVKGAWTTYQFQAVWRAEDRVLQLLCLPEIRVPEHKRAYVYEALALINEQLWLGHFDIWSNGSMVLYRHGLMLGEEGLLGPGRAQMVVEAAIEECDRFYPVFQFILWGDKTPQEALVSAMVDAVGEA, from the coding sequence ATGAGGATCGTTCCGGAAGAAATCGTTAACGAAGAGGACACGGCCCCCGTCGAGATGCTCGCCTCACTGTTCGAGGCGCGCGACTGGCCGTTTGCCCATTCGAGCGACGACGAGATCTCCGCGGAAGTGAAGGGCGCCTGGACCACTTACCAGTTCCAGGCGGTCTGGCGCGCGGAGGACCGTGTGCTGCAGCTTCTGTGCCTGCCCGAGATCCGCGTGCCCGAGCACAAGCGCGCCTATGTCTACGAGGCGCTCGCGCTGATCAACGAGCAGCTCTGGCTTGGGCACTTCGACATATGGTCGAACGGCTCGATGGTGCTCTATCGCCATGGCCTGATGCTGGGCGAGGAGGGGCTGCTGGGGCCCGGCCGGGCGCAGATGGTGGTCGAGGCCGCGATCGAGGAATGCGACCGCTTCTACCCGGTGTTCCAGTTCATCCTGTGGGGCGACAAGACCCCGCAGGAGGCGCTCGTCTCGGCCATGGTCGACGCGGTCGGCGAGGCCTGA
- a CDS encoding pyrroline-5-carboxylate reductase family protein: MAKFDNILLFGCGNMAGAMLDGWLAGGIPAANFTVYTRTHRPLPEGVEQVHEVPTDRTFDAVMIGVKPQYLDDVVDQLEPAMGPETAVFSILAGVEYASLAARFPRAGAIVRIMPNLACALGKSPIALGDTGLDDAGREAITTLMEPLGTPVWLGEEEEFHAVTALAGSGPAFVYRFIDALAGAAEELGVEKEAAEQLAKAMVEGASLLAGSSEFSPGELADKVASPGGVTRAGMNVMDEDGAINKLMLATLTSARKRSAEMAEEARKG; encoded by the coding sequence ATGGCAAAGTTCGACAACATCCTCCTTTTCGGCTGCGGCAACATGGCGGGCGCGATGCTCGACGGGTGGCTGGCAGGCGGCATCCCGGCTGCGAATTTCACGGTCTATACCCGTACGCACCGGCCGCTCCCCGAGGGTGTCGAGCAGGTCCACGAAGTGCCTACCGACCGCACGTTCGATGCGGTCATGATCGGCGTGAAGCCGCAGTATCTCGATGACGTCGTCGACCAGCTCGAGCCCGCGATGGGGCCCGAGACCGCGGTCTTCTCGATCCTCGCGGGCGTCGAGTACGCCAGCCTTGCCGCGCGCTTCCCGCGTGCCGGCGCGATCGTGCGGATCATGCCCAACCTCGCCTGCGCACTGGGCAAGTCGCCGATCGCGCTGGGCGATACCGGTCTCGACGATGCCGGGCGCGAGGCGATCACCACTCTGATGGAGCCGCTCGGCACGCCCGTGTGGCTCGGCGAGGAAGAGGAATTCCACGCCGTCACCGCGCTGGCAGGCAGCGGCCCCGCCTTCGTCTACCGCTTCATCGACGCGCTTGCGGGTGCGGCAGAGGAGCTGGGCGTGGAGAAGGAAGCGGCGGAGCAGCTCGCCAAGGCGATGGTCGAGGGCGCCTCGCTGCTCGCGGGCTCTTCCGAGTTCTCGCCCGGCGAACTGGCCGACAAGGTCGCGAGCCCGGGCGGCGTGACGCGCGCGGGCATGAACGTGATGGACGAGGACGGCGCGATCAACAAGCTGATGCTGGCGACGCTCACCTCGGCCCGCAAGCGCAGCGCCGAGATGGCCGAGGAGGCGCGCAAGGGCTGA
- a CDS encoding Bax inhibitor-1/YccA family protein, with protein MANWNDPQPRQGFGASPIDGRTAGKVGYDQGLRKHMLSIYNTMASGVLLTGIVAMLFASSGLAVQVLSTPLRWVLMLAPLGFVMAMSFGLNRMKTSTLQMLYWGFAVVMGLSLSSIFLVYTGSSIATTFFATAAAFAGLSLFGYTTKKDLSAFGTFLIMGLVGILVAMLVNIFLQSTVLQLAVSVLGVLIFAGLTAYDTQMLKHQYAQVRGTEFAGKAVIMGALNLYLDFINMFLFLLRFMGSRD; from the coding sequence ATGGCAAATTGGAACGACCCCCAGCCCCGTCAGGGCTTCGGTGCGTCTCCGATTGATGGGCGCACCGCGGGCAAGGTCGGCTACGACCAGGGCCTGCGCAAGCACATGCTGTCGATCTACAACACGATGGCCTCGGGCGTTCTGCTCACCGGTATCGTAGCGATGCTCTTCGCATCCTCGGGTCTGGCCGTGCAGGTGCTCTCGACGCCGCTGCGCTGGGTGCTCATGCTCGCCCCGCTCGGCTTCGTGATGGCGATGAGCTTCGGCCTCAACCGGATGAAGACCTCGACCCTGCAGATGCTCTACTGGGGCTTCGCGGTGGTCATGGGCCTGTCGCTCTCGTCGATCTTCCTGGTCTATACCGGCAGCTCGATCGCGACGACCTTCTTCGCCACGGCAGCCGCCTTCGCGGGTCTGAGCCTCTTCGGCTACACCACCAAGAAGGACCTGTCGGCCTTCGGCACCTTCCTGATCATGGGTCTCGTCGGCATTCTCGTCGCGATGCTGGTCAATATCTTCCTGCAGTCGACCGTGCTGCAGTTGGCCGTCTCGGTCCTCGGCGTGCTGATCTTCGCGGGCCTCACCGCCTACGACACGCAGATGCTCAAGCACCAGTATGCGCAGGTTCGCGGTACCGAGTTCGCGGGCAAGGCCGTGATCATGGGTGCGCTGAACCTCTACCTCGACTTCATCAACATGTTCCTCTTCCTGCTGCGCTTCATGGGCTCGCGCGACTGA
- the obgE gene encoding GTPase ObgE, with protein sequence MHFLDQAKIYIRSGAGGPGAVSFRREKYIQYGGPDGGNGGKGGDVVFEAVPGLNTLIDFRYTQHFKAKRGGHGMGKNRNGAAADDLVIKVPVGTQVISDEDGETVLADLTEAGQRVVLLEGGMGGRGNASYKTSTNRAPRQHQPGIPAEELWVWLRLKLLADVGLVGMPNAGKSTFINKLSNAKAKVGSYAFTTLRPQLGVVYHKGREFVLADIPGLIAGAADGAGIGDRFLGHIERCRVLVHLIDISSDDPVEAMRVVEEELDAYGGGLEDKPRLVALNKVDLVDDELAADYARELLKAGADEVFPISGASGKGMSKLLDAVIEYLPAATVTERPEGEQEQLDEKPWSPI encoded by the coding sequence ATGCATTTTCTCGACCAGGCCAAGATCTACATCCGTTCCGGCGCCGGTGGCCCGGGCGCGGTCTCGTTCCGCCGCGAGAAGTACATCCAGTACGGCGGTCCCGACGGCGGCAACGGCGGCAAGGGCGGCGACGTCGTGTTTGAGGCCGTGCCCGGCCTCAACACCCTGATCGACTTTCGCTACACCCAGCACTTCAAGGCCAAGCGCGGCGGCCACGGCATGGGCAAGAACCGCAATGGCGCGGCGGCCGACGATTTGGTGATCAAGGTCCCCGTGGGCACGCAGGTCATCTCCGACGAGGACGGCGAGACCGTGCTGGCCGACCTTACCGAGGCAGGCCAGCGCGTGGTGCTGCTCGAGGGTGGCATGGGCGGTCGCGGCAATGCCAGCTACAAGACCAGCACCAACCGCGCGCCGCGCCAGCACCAGCCTGGCATTCCGGCCGAGGAGCTGTGGGTCTGGCTGCGCCTCAAGCTGCTCGCCGACGTCGGCCTGGTGGGCATGCCTAACGCGGGCAAGTCGACCTTCATCAACAAGCTCTCGAACGCCAAGGCCAAGGTCGGGTCCTATGCCTTCACGACGCTGCGCCCGCAGCTTGGCGTCGTCTACCACAAGGGCCGCGAGTTCGTGCTCGCCGACATCCCCGGCCTGATCGCGGGGGCCGCCGATGGCGCGGGGATCGGCGATCGCTTCCTCGGTCATATCGAGCGCTGCCGCGTGCTCGTCCACCTCATCGACATCTCCAGCGACGACCCGGTCGAGGCGATGCGCGTCGTCGAGGAAGAGCTCGATGCCTATGGCGGCGGGCTCGAGGACAAGCCGCGCCTCGTCGCGCTCAACAAGGTCGACCTCGTCGATGACGAGCTGGCGGCGGACTATGCGCGCGAACTGCTCAAGGCGGGCGCGGACGAGGTCTTCCCGATCTCGGGCGCCAGCGGCAAGGGCATGTCGAAGCTGCTCGATGCGGTGATCGAATACCTGCCCGCCGCAACCGTGACCGAGCGTCCCGAGGGCGAGCAGGAACAGCTCGACGAGAAGCCCTGGTCGCCGATCTGA
- the proB gene encoding glutamate 5-kinase has protein sequence MPINTLSDLADPEANPCLVIKVGSSLLVDDDGVRTVWLNGLVGEISEARRRGQNVIVVSSGSVALGARTLGFDKGGRGSLADAQASAAVGQIALSGMWAQLLGNHGLTAAQMLVTLMDLEDRRRYLNITATIERLLDAGVVPVINENDSITTQELRFGDNDRLAARVAQAAGASSVLLLSDIDGLYDRHPKEPGATRLEVVKGITPEVKAMASTESNSGMGSGGMVSKLQAVEIAAIAGACVVIGNGFHERPVERVMGNRDAAGVGTLFLPRRRRGASKPGARKVWLGGRLRTKGKIVIDDGAMKALVHEGASLLAKGVIDVDGRFRRGDPVSIISSEGTIIANGLSEYDAKEIAAIRRLHSNEQQDVLGYAPRSSVVHRDLMSIKYVPPQV, from the coding sequence ATGCCTATAAACACTCTATCGGATCTTGCCGATCCCGAAGCCAATCCTTGCCTTGTCATCAAGGTCGGATCCTCCCTGCTCGTCGACGACGACGGTGTTCGCACCGTATGGCTCAATGGCCTCGTCGGCGAAATCTCGGAGGCGCGTCGGCGCGGCCAGAACGTCATCGTCGTCTCCTCGGGCTCGGTCGCGCTGGGTGCGCGCACGCTCGGGTTCGATAAGGGCGGGCGCGGCTCGCTCGCGGATGCCCAGGCCTCGGCCGCGGTCGGCCAGATCGCGCTCTCGGGAATGTGGGCCCAGCTGCTGGGCAACCACGGCCTTACCGCAGCCCAGATGCTGGTCACGCTGATGGACCTCGAGGACCGGCGCCGCTATCTCAACATCACCGCGACGATCGAGCGCCTGCTCGATGCGGGCGTGGTCCCCGTCATCAACGAGAACGATTCGATCACCACGCAGGAACTGCGCTTCGGTGACAACGACCGTCTCGCCGCACGTGTCGCGCAGGCCGCCGGCGCCAGCTCGGTGCTGCTGCTTTCGGACATCGACGGCCTCTACGACCGCCACCCCAAGGAGCCGGGCGCGACCCGTCTCGAGGTGGTCAAGGGCATTACCCCCGAGGTCAAGGCCATGGCCTCGACCGAATCGAACTCAGGCATGGGTTCGGGCGGCATGGTGTCCAAGCTTCAGGCCGTCGAGATCGCCGCCATCGCGGGCGCCTGCGTCGTCATCGGCAATGGCTTCCACGAGCGCCCGGTCGAGCGTGTCATGGGCAACCGCGATGCAGCGGGCGTCGGCACGCTGTTCCTGCCGCGCCGTCGCCGCGGGGCTAGCAAGCCCGGTGCGCGCAAGGTCTGGCTGGGCGGACGCCTGCGGACCAAGGGCAAGATCGTGATTGACGACGGTGCGATGAAGGCGCTGGTCCACGAGGGCGCAAGCCTGCTCGCCAAGGGCGTGATCGACGTCGACGGGCGCTTCCGTCGTGGCGATCCGGTTTCGATCATCAGCTCCGAGGGCACGATCATCGCCAATGGCCTGTCCGAATACGACGCCAAGGAAATCGCCGCGATCCGCCGCCTGCACTCGAACGAGCAGCAGGACGTGCTGGGCTATGCGCCGCGTTCCTCGGTCGTTCATCGTGACCTCATGTCGATCAAGTACGTCCCTCCACAGGTCTGA
- a CDS encoding NAD-dependent epimerase/dehydratase family protein, which yields MGEERPTIALTGATGFVGSAVLEEALACGYGVRALTRREQAPRAHVTWVAGELGDSASLSELTRGAEAVVHVAGVTNAPDAAGFEEGNVTGTLNLVETAVAKGIHRFVFVSSLSAREPQLSAYGASKAKAEKFLKASALDWTIVRPPAIYGPRDKEMMELFRAAKWGLVPVPAQGRASMIHVEDLARLLVALVGRNGDSFGATYEPDDGKADGWSHDEMARAIGWAMGRRPRVIGLSRKALDRVAALDNFLRGTKAKMTRDRAAYFSHPDWVVSRHARVPSGIWTPRIETREGLRMTADWYRDNKWL from the coding sequence ATGGGCGAGGAACGTCCCACTATCGCGCTGACCGGGGCCACTGGCTTCGTCGGCTCCGCGGTGCTGGAAGAGGCACTGGCTTGCGGCTATGGCGTGCGCGCGCTGACGCGCCGCGAGCAGGCGCCGCGCGCGCATGTGACCTGGGTCGCGGGCGAGCTGGGTGACAGCGCCTCGCTGTCCGAGCTGACCCGCGGAGCCGAGGCGGTGGTCCACGTTGCCGGGGTGACCAACGCTCCCGACGCTGCAGGCTTCGAGGAAGGCAACGTCACCGGCACGCTCAACCTCGTCGAGACCGCGGTCGCCAAGGGCATCCACCGCTTCGTCTTCGTCTCCTCGCTTTCGGCGCGCGAGCCGCAGCTTTCGGCCTACGGGGCCTCGAAGGCCAAGGCCGAGAAGTTCCTCAAGGCCTCCGCGCTCGACTGGACCATCGTGCGTCCCCCCGCGATCTACGGACCGCGCGACAAGGAAATGATGGAGCTGTTCCGCGCCGCCAAGTGGGGGCTGGTGCCGGTCCCGGCGCAGGGCCGCGCCTCGATGATCCACGTCGAGGACCTTGCCCGGCTGCTGGTGGCGCTGGTCGGTCGCAACGGCGACAGCTTCGGTGCGACCTACGAGCCCGACGACGGCAAGGCCGACGGCTGGTCGCACGACGAGATGGCGCGCGCCATCGGCTGGGCCATGGGGCGTCGCCCGCGGGTGATCGGCCTTTCGCGTAAGGCGCTCGACCGCGTTGCCGCGCTCGACAATTTTCTGCGCGGCACCAAGGCCAAGATGACGCGCGACCGGGCTGCCTATTTCAGCCATCCCGACTGGGTCGTATCGCGCCATGCGAGGGTCCCCTCGGGTATCTGGACCCCGCGCATCGAAACCCGCGAGGGGCTGCGCATGACCGCCGATTGGTACCGCGACAACAAGTGGCTTTAG
- a CDS encoding bile acid:sodium symporter family protein produces MKALISRLNLDPYVLALASTVVLASLLPARGAFANVIETVTDFAIALLFFLHGAKLSREAVISGVKAWKLHLTTMAITFGLFPLIGIGLHALPWLDPQLATGLLFLTLLPSTVQSSIAFTAIAGGNVAAAVCGASFSNLAGIFVTPLLTTALISGEGQALSSDPVIAIAVQLLLPFLAGHFLRPVIGGFVTRHKKMVGYVDRGSILLVVYTAFGAAVLEGLWQKVTLGELALIVVISLLVLLIVMSAALFLGKALGFAHEDRMVLLFCGSKKSLASGVPLAGVLFPAAQVGAVILPLMFFHQIQLMVCAVLARRFAAQVEAETEAEVGASGATPA; encoded by the coding sequence ATGAAAGCGCTGATCTCCCGCCTCAACCTCGACCCTTACGTGCTGGCCCTCGCCAGCACGGTCGTTCTCGCCAGCCTGCTGCCCGCGCGCGGCGCCTTTGCGAACGTCATCGAGACGGTGACCGACTTCGCCATCGCGCTGCTGTTCTTCCTGCATGGCGCGAAGCTCAGCCGCGAGGCGGTGATCTCGGGGGTGAAAGCGTGGAAGCTGCATCTCACGACGATGGCGATCACCTTCGGCCTGTTCCCGCTGATCGGCATCGGTCTTCACGCGCTGCCCTGGCTCGACCCGCAGCTTGCGACCGGCCTGCTGTTCCTGACCCTGCTGCCCTCGACCGTGCAGTCCTCGATCGCCTTCACCGCGATTGCGGGCGGCAATGTCGCGGCGGCGGTCTGCGGGGCCTCGTTCTCGAACCTTGCGGGGATCTTCGTCACGCCGCTGCTGACCACGGCGCTGATCTCGGGCGAGGGGCAGGCGCTTTCGAGCGATCCGGTCATCGCGATTGCTGTGCAACTGCTGCTGCCCTTCCTCGCGGGCCACTTCCTGCGCCCTGTCATCGGGGGATTTGTTACCCGTCACAAGAAGATGGTCGGCTACGTCGATCGCGGCTCGATCCTGCTGGTGGTCTACACCGCCTTCGGCGCTGCGGTCCTCGAAGGGCTCTGGCAGAAGGTCACGCTGGGCGAGCTGGCGCTGATCGTGGTGATCTCGCTGTTGGTGCTGCTGATCGTGATGAGCGCGGCGCTGTTCCTGGGCAAGGCCCTCGGCTTTGCCCACGAGGACCGCATGGTGCTGCTGTTCTGCGGCTCGAAGAAGAGCCTTGCCTCGGGCGTGCCGCTCGCGGGTGTGCTCTTTCCGGCAGCGCAAGTCGGCGCGGTGATCCTGCCGCTGATGTTCTTCCACCAGATCCAGCTGATGGTCTGCGCCGTTCTTGCCCGCCGCTTCGCCGCGCAGGTCGAGGCCGAGACCGAAGCCGAGGTCGGCGCGTCAGGCGCGACGCCGGCCTGA
- the fahA gene encoding fumarylacetoacetase — MPVYEIDETHAPARTSFVASANGHRDFPIQNLPLGVFSRTGEAARGGIAIGEQILDLAALAASGLLTGEAQEAAQAACADSLNQLLALGASPRRALRRAVSALLAADSPQEVRIADMLVPMAQGTMHLPARIGDYTDFYVGIHHARTVGSLFRPDNPLLPNYRHVPIGYHGRASTVRVPGAEVVRPRGQVPSPGGEAPVFAPSARLDYELELGLWVGPGNDQGTPIPIAGAEAHMAGLTLLNDWSARDMQAWEYQPLGPFLAKNFHTTVSPWLVTMEALAPFRAPAMARSEGDPAVLPYLVDAEDALRGGLSLSLEVALSSAAMRDKGLEPLVLSRGEAAQAMYWTLAQMLTHHASNGCAMQPGDLLGTGTLSGPPEEKGAAGSLLEITLGGKHPLALPSGETRRFLEDGDAVTLSGRLHAEGYVAIGFGPCSGTIAPAPAG, encoded by the coding sequence ATACCCGTGTACGAGATCGACGAAACCCACGCGCCCGCGCGCACATCCTTCGTGGCGAGCGCAAACGGGCACCGTGACTTTCCCATCCAGAACCTGCCGTTAGGCGTGTTCTCTCGCACCGGCGAGGCAGCCCGGGGCGGCATCGCCATCGGCGAGCAGATCCTCGACCTCGCAGCGCTTGCCGCGAGCGGCCTGCTCACGGGCGAGGCGCAGGAAGCGGCACAGGCCGCTTGCGCGGACAGCCTGAACCAGTTGCTCGCGCTCGGCGCATCGCCGCGCCGTGCGCTGCGCCGCGCGGTGAGCGCCCTGCTCGCCGCCGACAGCCCGCAAGAGGTACGCATTGCCGACATGCTGGTGCCCATGGCGCAGGGCACCATGCACCTGCCCGCAAGGATCGGCGACTACACCGACTTCTATGTCGGCATTCACCATGCCCGCACCGTCGGCTCCCTGTTCCGCCCCGACAACCCGCTCCTGCCCAACTACCGCCATGTGCCGATCGGCTACCATGGCCGCGCCTCGACCGTGCGCGTACCCGGCGCGGAGGTGGTGCGCCCGCGCGGACAGGTCCCGAGCCCCGGCGGCGAGGCGCCGGTCTTCGCGCCGAGCGCGCGGCTCGACTACGAACTGGAACTCGGGCTCTGGGTCGGGCCCGGCAACGATCAAGGCACGCCGATCCCGATTGCAGGCGCCGAAGCGCACATGGCCGGGCTGACCCTGCTCAACGACTGGTCGGCGCGCGACATGCAGGCTTGGGAATACCAACCGCTCGGCCCGTTCCTCGCCAAGAACTTCCACACCACCGTCTCGCCCTGGCTGGTGACGATGGAGGCGCTCGCCCCGTTCCGCGCCCCTGCAATGGCGCGCAGCGAGGGCGATCCGGCGGTCCTGCCCTATCTCGTCGATGCCGAGGATGCCTTGCGCGGCGGGCTTTCGCTCAGCCTCGAGGTCGCCTTGTCGAGCGCGGCGATGCGCGACAAGGGGCTCGAGCCGCTGGTGCTGAGCCGCGGCGAGGCGGCGCAGGCCATGTACTGGACGCTGGCGCAGATGCTCACGCACCACGCTTCGAACGGCTGTGCGATGCAGCCGGGCGATCTGCTCGGAACCGGCACGCTATCGGGTCCGCCCGAGGAGAAAGGCGCGGCCGGATCGCTGCTCGAGATCACGCTGGGCGGCAAGCATCCGCTCGCCCTGCCCTCCGGCGAAACGCGCCGCTTCCTCGAGGATGGCGACGCGGTCACGCTCTCGGGCAGGCTCCATGCCGAGGGCTACGTGGCAATCGGCTTCGGTCCGTGCAGCGGGACGATCGCCCCGGCCCCTGCGGGCTGA
- a CDS encoding RrF2 family transcriptional regulator, with product MLSQKTRYTIRAMQHLADHYGEGPVPLVDIADTQNIPAKFLTVILSELARFGLVDSQRGREGGYWLAIAPIDITYGDLLRTISGSLALVPCASRFAHETCKNCLPETECRVRALMLQVRDATAQLLDGVRLSDPIALAPASEDETMMHPDSPSSLDIEA from the coding sequence ATGCTTTCGCAAAAGACGCGCTACACGATCCGGGCCATGCAGCACCTCGCCGATCACTACGGCGAAGGGCCGGTGCCGCTTGTCGACATTGCCGATACGCAGAACATCCCGGCCAAGTTCCTGACCGTGATCCTTTCCGAGCTCGCCCGCTTCGGGCTGGTCGACAGCCAGCGCGGGCGCGAGGGCGGATACTGGCTGGCGATCGCGCCGATCGACATCACTTATGGCGACCTCCTGCGCACGATCAGCGGCTCGCTCGCACTGGTGCCCTGTGCCAGCCGCTTCGCCCACGAGACCTGCAAGAACTGCCTGCCCGAGACCGAATGCCGGGTGCGCGCGCTCATGCTGCAGGTACGCGACGCGACCGCGCAGCTGCTCGACGGGGTGCGCCTGTCCGATCCCATCGCACTGGCACCCGCCAGCGAGGACGAGACGATGATGCACCCGGACAGCCCCTCGTCTCTCGACATCGAGGCCTGA
- a CDS encoding GlsB/YeaQ/YmgE family stress response membrane protein, translated as MTLLLVLLVGGILGWLASMVMRTDAQQGIFLNIVVGIVGAVIAGFVITPLIGGAPITSGSFDLMSLISSFLGAVVLLAIVNLFRRGSVR; from the coding sequence ATGACGCTTCTTCTCGTACTTCTGGTTGGCGGCATTCTTGGCTGGCTCGCTTCGATGGTGATGCGCACGGATGCGCAGCAGGGTATCTTCCTCAACATCGTGGTTGGCATCGTCGGCGCCGTCATCGCAGGTTTCGTGATCACCCCGCTCATCGGCGGTGCCCCGATCACCAGTGGTTCGTTCGACCTGATGTCGCTCATCTCGTCGTTCCTTGGTGCGGTTGTCCTGCTGGCGATCGTCAACCTCTTCCGTCGCGGTTCGGTTCGCTAA